A stretch of Henckelia pumila isolate YLH828 chromosome 4, ASM3356847v2, whole genome shotgun sequence DNA encodes these proteins:
- the LOC140866966 gene encoding uncharacterized protein isoform X2, with protein MGKSYVVFKGRNPGIYSTWEETDAQVTGFRLAEHKSYHTRDDAVKAYTKYIEKNHSTQESPYAPKKKGKTYVVYKGLNPGIYDTWEETDAEVIGFSDSEDENVDIVHLLSDDEDDDAPPTADNTSTPVEDVFDVVNGSKETNPNLSATPCTISGGEKPDANEAVTNSTDATILISDDTTSDSYYPHSSQSSNSLS; from the exons ATG GGAAAATCATATGTTGTGTTCAAAGGACGGAACCCTGGAATATATAGTACATGGGAGGAGACAGATGCACAAGTGACCGGATTTAGGCTCGCGGAGCACAAGTCTTATCATACTAGAGATGACGCTGTTAAGGCTTATACTAAGTACATAGAGAAGAACCACTCAACACAAGAATCCCCATATGCACCGAAAAAGAAG GGCAAGACATATGTTGTTTACAAGGGATTGAACCCCGGAATCTATGATACTTGGGAGGAGACTGATGCAGAAGTGATCGGATTTAG TGACTCAGAAGATGAAAATGTTGACATTGTCCACCTACTCTCCGACGATGAGGACGATGATGCACCACCAACTGCTGACAATACTAGTACTCCAGTAGAAGATGTGTTCGATGTTGTCAATGGCAGCAAGGAAACAAATCCAAATCTATCAGCTACTCCATGCACGATTTCTGGAGGAGAAAAACCAGACGCTAACGAAGCTGTTACCAATAGCACCGATGCTACTATTTTGATCAGTGATGATACCACAAGTGACTCCTACTACCCACACAGCTCTCAGTCGTCGAACTCACTCTCTTAA
- the LOC140866966 gene encoding uncharacterized protein isoform X1, producing the protein MGKSYVVFKGRNPGIYSTWEETDAQVTGFRLAEHKSYHTRDDAVKAYTKYIEKNHSTQESPYAPKKKGKTYVVYKGLNPGIYDTWEETDAEVIGFRCAVHKAFNIAFNHNLQADSEDENVDIVHLLSDDEDDDAPPTADNTSTPVEDVFDVVNGSKETNPNLSATPCTISGGEKPDANEAVTNSTDATILISDDTTSDSYYPHSSQSSNSLS; encoded by the exons ATG GGAAAATCATATGTTGTGTTCAAAGGACGGAACCCTGGAATATATAGTACATGGGAGGAGACAGATGCACAAGTGACCGGATTTAGGCTCGCGGAGCACAAGTCTTATCATACTAGAGATGACGCTGTTAAGGCTTATACTAAGTACATAGAGAAGAACCACTCAACACAAGAATCCCCATATGCACCGAAAAAGAAG GGCAAGACATATGTTGTTTACAAGGGATTGAACCCCGGAATCTATGATACTTGGGAGGAGACTGATGCAGAAGTGATCGGATTTAGGTGCGCGGTGCATAAG GCTTTTAATATTGCATTCAACCACAATCTGCAGGC TGACTCAGAAGATGAAAATGTTGACATTGTCCACCTACTCTCCGACGATGAGGACGATGATGCACCACCAACTGCTGACAATACTAGTACTCCAGTAGAAGATGTGTTCGATGTTGTCAATGGCAGCAAGGAAACAAATCCAAATCTATCAGCTACTCCATGCACGATTTCTGGAGGAGAAAAACCAGACGCTAACGAAGCTGTTACCAATAGCACCGATGCTACTATTTTGATCAGTGATGATACCACAAGTGACTCCTACTACCCACACAGCTCTCAGTCGTCGAACTCACTCTCTTAA